Proteins co-encoded in one Nonomuraea helvata genomic window:
- a CDS encoding DUF6571 family protein, with product MGEFVGIDPLGADKLIRQMEAGKDVLGRARPGLEAAIAEAGEDWAGHEGVTPMHRTWAFFHESQQDLKWRVDTLKRVVPTQQKGMLTGTLPFSSEADAVQAAKRDATAITEALKHHDQYLSGQSWSEVEKALAALKGRADDPAYAATLLTALGPEVLEKLFRDWMNTQAKGDRRGLTPDALKRAADASPGLLARAFASAEGSGRLGNEWQKMAETAPSDILTALVGLAPQSGTFLNKVATSLLNRPPNSDAFPTDPNWNLYNLAKAYEANPEAFQRLLAEHPKEAGVLLDAYTIRSTGVPAYEEMLAKALHGALKPGSGTDDARDRAWLTVINSIGSENSLWVGGSLGTFANSPISRMLAQDIKPILDKLARGQAVRNSPEVPYLKPGPPWDKLDATVSARFMGALMQDPAAADTLMKAAKEYTKELDMGRFHPFAPDSYSREAHVNLAERTGAMANLLLSGSTYAEWSDDEYAEQIAGYVLMPVDYFNNKYLPIESALVSTGKDKALDDFKDVMKDMITDYLDKKTPETADAVANKLVEQQVAFLAESLKAHGQPPLGAADRAMMREAIKGRLLSALTEALRIRGG from the coding sequence ATGGGGGAGTTCGTCGGGATCGATCCCCTCGGCGCAGACAAGCTGATCCGGCAGATGGAGGCCGGAAAGGATGTCCTGGGGAGGGCGCGGCCAGGGCTGGAAGCGGCGATTGCTGAGGCCGGTGAGGACTGGGCAGGCCACGAGGGGGTTACCCCCATGCACCGCACCTGGGCTTTCTTCCATGAGTCGCAGCAGGACCTCAAATGGCGTGTCGACACCCTTAAACGAGTGGTGCCGACACAGCAGAAGGGCATGCTAACCGGTACCTTGCCCTTCAGCAGCGAGGCGGATGCAGTGCAGGCGGCAAAAAGGGATGCCACCGCCATCACCGAAGCGCTCAAACACCACGATCAGTACCTATCGGGGCAGAGCTGGAGCGAGGTGGAGAAGGCGCTGGCGGCACTCAAGGGTAGGGCCGACGATCCTGCCTACGCCGCGACGCTCCTTACCGCGCTCGGCCCCGAGGTACTCGAGAAGTTGTTCCGTGACTGGATGAACACCCAAGCCAAAGGGGACCGCAGAGGATTGACCCCGGACGCGCTGAAGCGGGCTGCTGATGCCTCGCCGGGCCTCCTGGCTAGGGCCTTCGCCAGCGCAGAGGGCTCCGGGCGACTCGGAAACGAGTGGCAGAAGATGGCCGAGACGGCCCCATCGGACATCCTGACGGCTCTTGTTGGGTTAGCTCCGCAGTCTGGCACGTTCCTCAACAAGGTGGCGACCAGTCTGCTGAACCGGCCTCCGAACTCCGACGCGTTTCCCACCGATCCCAACTGGAACCTGTACAACCTGGCCAAGGCGTATGAAGCCAATCCAGAGGCGTTCCAGCGATTGCTGGCCGAGCACCCCAAGGAGGCCGGTGTCCTGCTGGACGCCTACACCATCAGGTCGACTGGTGTTCCCGCGTATGAGGAAATGCTGGCGAAGGCTCTTCATGGCGCGTTGAAGCCTGGCTCCGGGACGGACGACGCGCGAGATCGGGCTTGGCTCACCGTCATCAACAGCATCGGATCCGAGAACAGTCTCTGGGTCGGCGGCAGTCTCGGAACCTTCGCCAACTCGCCTATCAGCCGAATGCTGGCCCAGGACATAAAGCCTATCCTCGACAAGCTCGCCCGAGGACAGGCTGTGCGCAATTCGCCGGAGGTGCCTTATCTGAAACCTGGACCGCCGTGGGACAAGCTGGACGCCACCGTGAGCGCCCGCTTCATGGGTGCGCTGATGCAGGACCCAGCCGCAGCCGACACGTTGATGAAGGCGGCGAAGGAGTACACCAAGGAACTGGACATGGGTCGCTTCCATCCCTTCGCCCCGGACTCCTACAGCCGAGAAGCACACGTGAACCTCGCCGAACGCACGGGGGCGATGGCGAACCTCTTGCTGTCAGGCTCAACGTACGCGGAGTGGAGCGACGACGAATACGCCGAACAGATAGCCGGTTACGTCCTCATGCCCGTCGATTACTTCAACAACAAGTACCTGCCCATAGAGAGCGCGCTCGTCTCGACTGGCAAGGACAAGGCTCTCGACGACTTCAAAGACGTCATGAAGGACATGATCACGGACTATCTCGATAAGAAGACGCCTGAGACAGCCGATGCCGTTGCCAACAAGCTGGTGGAACAGCAGGTGGCTTTCCTGGCTGAGTCGCTCAAGGCCCATGGGCAGCCGCCGCTCGGGGCGGCAGACAGAGCCATGATGCGAGAGGCGATCAAGGGACGGCTCCTGAGCGCCTTGACTGAAGCACTAAGGATACGGGGTGGCTGA
- a CDS encoding helix-turn-helix transcriptional regulator — protein sequence MVQEPLSFGRELRRRRLAAGLTLTSLSKLVHYSKAQLSKVERGLKAPSRELARLCDTALDAGGDLATLAPIRPINTEAIEAHNSGEEEVWLMRLSSDGQSWFQPLSRRQMMAMGVASVAGMSIGPPDITFSADTTLLGMSRALFDHYRQLGQVAGPGLVLPALIAQTHSLQELSSRTRPPTREGLLRLASRYAEYTGWMMQEAGNDEAALWWTQRAIDLAAAGGDGDMAAYGHVRRALVKLYRDDAVQTIALARQAQASRLPPRIRGLAAQREAQGHALAGDYDACMRSLDRARSLLARETPQPNTPTIGTMNLSDPVEMIKGWCLYDLGRPQPAAEIIGRQIALVPPQALRTQVRYGMRHALAHAVAGEIEQACHLIGQLLGSAMAVSSATIAQDMRKLARTLARHPNNAAVRQLAPELGAAFDAVNP from the coding sequence GTGGTTCAGGAGCCGCTCAGCTTCGGCCGGGAACTTCGCAGGCGACGTCTAGCCGCCGGTCTCACACTCACGAGCCTGTCCAAGCTCGTCCATTACAGCAAGGCTCAGTTGAGCAAGGTCGAGCGAGGGCTGAAAGCGCCAAGCCGGGAGCTGGCGCGCCTGTGTGACACCGCGCTTGACGCTGGGGGCGACCTCGCGACCCTTGCCCCCATTCGGCCTATCAACACGGAGGCCATCGAGGCACATAACAGCGGGGAGGAGGAGGTGTGGTTGATGCGGTTGTCCAGTGACGGGCAGAGCTGGTTCCAACCATTGAGCCGTCGGCAGATGATGGCTATGGGTGTCGCGTCGGTCGCCGGTATGAGCATCGGTCCTCCGGACATCACCTTCTCCGCCGACACGACTCTGCTGGGCATGTCCAGGGCTCTGTTCGACCACTATCGGCAGCTCGGCCAGGTGGCGGGCCCGGGCCTGGTGTTACCGGCCCTCATTGCTCAGACGCATTCGCTGCAGGAGCTGTCCTCTCGTACGAGGCCACCTACTCGCGAAGGGCTCCTCCGGCTGGCCTCGCGGTATGCCGAATACACCGGATGGATGATGCAAGAAGCCGGAAATGATGAGGCCGCATTGTGGTGGACGCAGCGGGCGATTGACCTCGCCGCAGCTGGTGGCGATGGTGATATGGCCGCGTACGGGCACGTCCGCCGCGCCCTGGTCAAGCTGTATCGCGACGACGCCGTACAGACAATAGCGCTGGCCAGGCAGGCACAGGCCAGCAGGCTGCCGCCGCGCATCCGTGGATTAGCCGCGCAGCGTGAAGCCCAGGGCCACGCCCTCGCCGGTGACTACGACGCTTGCATGCGCAGCCTCGACAGGGCTCGCTCATTGCTCGCCCGGGAGACGCCGCAACCGAATACGCCCACCATCGGCACTATGAACCTGTCCGACCCGGTAGAGATGATCAAGGGTTGGTGTTTGTACGACCTCGGACGTCCTCAGCCTGCGGCTGAGATTATCGGCCGGCAGATCGCCCTGGTACCGCCACAGGCGCTGCGCACACAGGTCCGCTATGGCATGCGCCACGCGCTTGCCCATGCAGTGGCGGGCGAGATCGAGCAGGCCTGTCATCTGATAGGGCAGCTGCTCGGCAGCGCCATGGCCGTGAGCTCAGCGACCATCGCTCAGGACATGCGCAAGCTCGCGCGAACGCTGGCTCGGCACCCGAATAACGCGGCGGTGCGCCAGCTGGCGCCCGAGCTCGGCGCGGCCTTCGACGCCGTCAATCCGTAG
- a CDS encoding toll/interleukin-1 receptor domain-containing protein → MANEVFINYRTGDGEKIAGLLERDLSHRFGTEHFFRASKSIQPGAVYQEELISAIRRSSVVLAVIGESWSKHPKLHNESDWVRKEILEAFTCGIEVIPVLDGRKTERLNPADLPAELQRLADVQSVRLDLHDLQAGLTRIGNLLAAKVPELKTADRIAHQEPEVGEVRNSVDEVRGNVVQSREFTGDVAGTVIKGNQGPIHTGRGDLYHNSPHVSGTGATYIAGDNQGGIRHDFGGSPRKEEGEDER, encoded by the coding sequence GTGGCGAACGAGGTGTTCATCAACTACCGCACTGGGGATGGCGAGAAGATCGCAGGCCTGCTCGAGCGGGACCTCTCTCACCGCTTCGGCACCGAACACTTCTTCCGCGCCTCCAAGTCCATTCAGCCAGGAGCCGTATATCAGGAAGAGCTGATCAGCGCGATACGCCGCAGCTCCGTCGTGCTGGCTGTCATCGGCGAGAGCTGGTCCAAGCACCCCAAACTGCACAACGAAAGCGACTGGGTTCGCAAGGAGATCCTGGAAGCCTTCACCTGCGGCATTGAAGTGATCCCAGTCCTGGATGGGCGGAAGACTGAGCGGCTGAACCCCGCCGACCTGCCTGCGGAGTTGCAGCGGCTAGCCGACGTCCAGTCGGTCCGACTGGACCTACATGACCTCCAAGCAGGTCTGACGCGCATCGGGAACCTGCTCGCCGCGAAAGTGCCCGAGCTCAAGACCGCGGATCGGATCGCACATCAGGAGCCGGAGGTGGGCGAGGTGCGTAACTCGGTCGACGAGGTGCGCGGGAATGTTGTCCAGAGCCGGGAATTCACAGGCGACGTCGCCGGCACCGTCATCAAGGGAAACCAAGGGCCGATCCACACTGGCAGAGGCGACCTTTATCACAACTCCCCGCATGTCTCGGGGACAGGAGCGACGTACATCGCGGGCGACAACCAGGGCGGAATCCGACATGACTTCGGGGGCTCGCCCCGCAAAGAGGAGGGGGAGGACGAGCGTTGA